The Chitinophaga niabensis genome segment CAGGCAGCATTACGCCACAAGATCATAGACCTTTACCGCCTCCGTTCCGTACGCGAGCGTTATTATGCACAGATCTTCCCCTCAGGCGCACTTTCCGGCAATGAATATGAGCTGAAAGAGCTCAACCAGGTGATCCGTTCCGCTATCAACCGTATGCCTTCCCGCATGCGGGAGATATTCCTCCTTAACCGGGACGGGGACCTGCCTTCCGCCGCCATTGCTGAAAAGCTTTCCCTCTCCGACCAGACCATCCGTAACCAGATCTCTACGGCCATTCAAAGGATCCGCCTGGCTGTGGACCACTACCAGCGCAGTAAATAATTTTTTTTCCGGAACTCTGGTACAATCCCCTTCATAGCACGACTATGAGGATGACCATTCTATTCACCTTAAAAATCCACGTCATTGAACCAGGAAAGGATCGATCAACTTTTAACGTTATACGGCCGGAACGAATGTACCACGGAAGAACTGGCAGAGCTGCACACATGGTATCAGCAGCTGGAAACCAACCAGGCACCGCCTTTTATGGATGATAAAGCAGCAGCACAACTACAGGCAAGGCTCTGGGAACAGCTTAATACAGCGAGGCAACCAACCCGTGTATTCCGCCTGCCCATATGGGCAAGAGTGGCAGCCGTTGCCCTCCTGCTGGCAGGTGCAGCATTCTGGCTGTTGCAGACCAATTCATCCAAAACTAATACTCCCCTTGCTGTGGCGCCTGCGCCCAAAAAGATCAGCATACCTTACGGCGCTACAAAGAAGATCCAATTGCCGGATGGTACGGAGGTATGGCTGAATGCCGGCAGCGAACTGCTATACGCCGCAGATTTCAACACCAGCCACCGTACCGTACAGCTCAGCGGGGAAGCCTTTTTTGATGTAAAGAAAGATGCAGAACGGCCTTTTATCATTAATACCGGCAAAATGAACATCCGTGTGCTGGGTACTGCTTTCAATGTAAAGGCTTACCCGGAAGATAAAACTTCGGAAGCCTCCCTGATCCGCGGTGCGATTGAAGTAAGCATGCATGGTGATCCGGAAAAGAAATTCATCCTCCGCCCGAACGAAAAGATCGTATTTCCGAACAGGCCTTTACCCGGCAGCACCGAGCTGGTGGAATTACAGCGGGAAGGGTATGCCCTCTCCAATGTATCCATCAATCCGGTGGATAACAGTGTGATCGAAACAGCCTGGACCAATAACCGCCTGGCCTTTATGAATGAACGTTTCGGGGATATTGCGCAGCAGCTGGAAAGGAAGTTTGAAGTGAAATTACATTTTGAAGACAGTACTGCCGCCGGCTTACGTTTTACTGCTACTTTCGAAGATGAGGATATCCGTGAAACGCTGGAAGCACTGCAGTATTCATTGCCTTTTAATTTCAGGATCGAGAAAAAAGATATTTACATCACCCGTTAAAAAACTGCCTATGTAGTATGTAAAGCTATCCTAAATAAAACAGGGAAATGTTTGCGGCACTTCCCTGTAAGAATTTAGAAAACAAGACAGGTACTTCAGTTGGGACCGTAGACCTGTCATCATTTTATTGACCTAAATCCACTTAAAAGTATGAAAAAAATCAGACTTCCGGGCGTCTTATTGCCATCACCGGTTGCCGTTTTAAAATTGCTGCTCTTTATGAAATTGATCTTTACAATTGTTCTCATAACGTGCATGCAGGTATCAGCCAAAGTTTATTCACAGAAGACCAAACTAACATTCCGCGCAGAAAAGGTACAACTGGCCAAAATCCTGAGATTAATTGAGAAACAGACTAACTATCGCTTTGTTTACAGTAATGAGGTCCTTCCCGCTGAAAAAAAGATCACAGTCCACGCTTTAGAAACGCCATTCGACGAGGTGATGAAAACTTTGCTGGATGATACCGGCCTGAACTTTAAATTACTTGCCAATAACCTGGTGGTGATTGCACCAGGGCGTACGGTCATAGAAGATATCACCATCAAAGGAAAGGTATCTGACGCTACCGGTGTGCCATTGCCAGGCGTGAGCGTAAGAATAGAGAACACTACCAAAGGCACCTCCACCAATGCCGGCGGCCAGTTTGAACTGCAGGCACCCGGCACTGCCAATCTTGTATTCAGTTACCTGGGGTATTTAACGCAGGTAATACCTGTAAATAACCAGGCGACGCTTAACGTGATATTGAAAGAAGATACCAAAGGCCTGAATGAAGTAGTGGTGGTAGGTTATGGCAGCCAGAAAAGAGTGAACATGACGGGCGCTGTGGCTACCATCAGCCCCGCACAGATCACAGAACGGCCGGTAACCTCTATCCAGAATGCTTTACAGGGCCTCACTCCGGGTTTAACCGTACTCAACCGCCCCGGCGATGTAGGCAGTGACGTAGGCACACTTACCGTACGGGGAAGAACAAACCTTGGCGCCCCCGGTCCATTGATCATCATAGACGGTATACCCGCATCCAACCGGGAACTGGCCTCGCTGAACCCTAACGATGTGGAAAGCATGAGCGTGCTGAAAGATGCCGCCTCTGCTGCTATCTACGGCGCCAGGGCAGCGAATGGCGTAGTACTGATCACTACCAAAAAAGGGGTGGAAGGAAAAATGTCTATCGACCTGAATGCCAATTACGGCTGGCAATCCCCTACCCGCCTGCCGGATTACCTGGGCTCCGGAGATTTTGCCCGGCTCTATAACGAAGCCATGAAGAATGCCGGCAAACAACCCCGTTATACCGCAGAAGAGATCACCAAATTTGATAACGGTACTGATAGAGACCTTTACCCGAATACGGACTGGTATAAAGAAGCGCTGCGTAAAAACCCCGCCTACAAAGACATTCAGCTGGGTGTTAGCGGCAGCAGCAAACTCACCCAGTATTACCTGAGTACCGGGTATTTTGGCCAGGAATCGCTGGTACAGAACAAAGGACTGAACAGGTATACGATCAGGTTAAACACCAATTCACAGGTATTGCCTATCCTGAACATCGGCACCAATATGTCCTTCCTCAAACAGGACCTGGATACCAAAGGCGGGGAAATGAACTGGGTAAGCCTTAACCGCCTTGGGCCCACTATGGCTGCCCGCCAGTCAGACGGTTCCTGGGGAACGGTCAATGGCGGTAAGGTAGATGCTACGCTTGCCAAAGATAATGTACTCCGCAACATGGCAGAAGGCGGACGCAGCTGGACGCGTAACCAGGTAATACAAACTGCGCTCAATGCCACACTTACTCCCTTACCCGGCTTAACCATTAAAGGACTGGGTTCTCTCAAATACAACAACGAACTCAATAATAGTTTTACGAACGAACTGCCCGCACTGATCAATTTCATCACCAAACAACCGATCGCTTCTACTGCAGTAACGCCAAATGAAATGACAGAATACTGGGGCCGCCGGCAGGAAATACTGCTGCAGGCTTATGCTGAATATGATAAACATTTCGGCAAACACGGCGCAAAGATCATGGTGGGCGCTTCGCAGGAAAGCAATGAATACCGCAATGCTTTCATTGGCCGCAAACGCTTCCCCAACAATGCTGCCACCACCGTAGGACTGGGTGCCGGAGGTTCCGAAAACATCAGTTCTGATGCAACTGGCTCCGCTAACCGCTCCACTGCAGAAGAATGGGCCATTCGTTCTTACTTCGGCCGGGTGAACTATAATTATAACGACAAGTACCTGCTGGAAGCAAATCTCCGTATGGACCTTTCCTCCCGCTTCCACCCGGATCACCGTCTTTCTCAATTCCCTTCCGTATCCGCAGGCTGGCGGGTTTCAGAAGAGCCTTTCCTGAAAGGGAATGTATCCTGGCTGAACAACCTGAAACTACGTGGCTCATGGGGTATCCTGGGCAACCAGGATAATGTGGCCATCGGCAACTATTACGACCGGCTCAATACCGGTTATGCCTACAATTTTGAAGGCGCCCCGGTAGATGGCGTATGGCAAAGCATCGGTACCAATAAACTGGCCAGCTGGGAAAAGGTGAACATGACGGACATAGGTATGGACCTTACGCTGTTCAATGGTTTACTAGATATAACAGCGGATTATTATGTAAAGAAAACCAACGGCATCCTCCTGCCACAAAGCGTACCCAGCACTTATGCACTGGATGCAGCTACGGTAAATGCAGGTTCTACGAGGAATACCGGTATTGAACTAATGCTTTCCCATAATAACCAGATAGGTAAGGACTTTCAGTACCGCGTAAGCGTGAACGTTTCGCACATCCGTAACAAGATCGTGTTCCTGGGTGATGGTGTACACGAGAGATTGTCTGACAGGTGGATAGAACGTGTAGGCGAATCCGTTGGCTCCTTCTATGGATGGGAAGCAGAGGGTTTGTTCAAAGATCAGAAAGATGTGG includes the following:
- a CDS encoding TonB-dependent receptor; this encodes MKLIFTIVLITCMQVSAKVYSQKTKLTFRAEKVQLAKILRLIEKQTNYRFVYSNEVLPAEKKITVHALETPFDEVMKTLLDDTGLNFKLLANNLVVIAPGRTVIEDITIKGKVSDATGVPLPGVSVRIENTTKGTSTNAGGQFELQAPGTANLVFSYLGYLTQVIPVNNQATLNVILKEDTKGLNEVVVVGYGSQKRVNMTGAVATISPAQITERPVTSIQNALQGLTPGLTVLNRPGDVGSDVGTLTVRGRTNLGAPGPLIIIDGIPASNRELASLNPNDVESMSVLKDAASAAIYGARAANGVVLITTKKGVEGKMSIDLNANYGWQSPTRLPDYLGSGDFARLYNEAMKNAGKQPRYTAEEITKFDNGTDRDLYPNTDWYKEALRKNPAYKDIQLGVSGSSKLTQYYLSTGYFGQESLVQNKGLNRYTIRLNTNSQVLPILNIGTNMSFLKQDLDTKGGEMNWVSLNRLGPTMAARQSDGSWGTVNGGKVDATLAKDNVLRNMAEGGRSWTRNQVIQTALNATLTPLPGLTIKGLGSLKYNNELNNSFTNELPALINFITKQPIASTAVTPNEMTEYWGRRQEILLQAYAEYDKHFGKHGAKIMVGASQESNEYRNAFIGRKRFPNNAATTVGLGAGGSENISSDATGSANRSTAEEWAIRSYFGRVNYNYNDKYLLEANLRMDLSSRFHPDHRLSQFPSVSAGWRVSEEPFLKGNVSWLNNLKLRGSWGILGNQDNVAIGNYYDRLNTGYAYNFEGAPVDGVWQSIGTNKLASWEKVNMTDIGMDLTLFNGLLDITADYYVKKTNGILLPQSVPSTYALDAATVNAGSTRNTGIELMLSHNNQIGKDFQYRVSVNVSHIRNKIVFLGDGVHERLSDRWIERVGESVGSFYGWEAEGLFKDQKDVDDHATQSASTKPGDIKYKDQNGDKVIDANDRVIIGNDVPWINYGGAIGASYKGFDFEVLIYGAAKVKTYLDGEAAFSFFNGASVKDYHLKRWTTENPDPNAAYPRILISADGKHNYDNRSSFWLFDASYLRVRSLSFGYTIPHRITKRAAMQQAKVFVSANNPFTFMMDKRLTDYDPEIGSGRGGYPGIKTWAVGLNVRF
- a CDS encoding FecR family protein codes for the protein MNQERIDQLLTLYGRNECTTEELAELHTWYQQLETNQAPPFMDDKAAAQLQARLWEQLNTARQPTRVFRLPIWARVAAVALLLAGAAFWLLQTNSSKTNTPLAVAPAPKKISIPYGATKKIQLPDGTEVWLNAGSELLYAADFNTSHRTVQLSGEAFFDVKKDAERPFIINTGKMNIRVLGTAFNVKAYPEDKTSEASLIRGAIEVSMHGDPEKKFILRPNEKIVFPNRPLPGSTELVELQREGYALSNVSINPVDNSVIETAWTNNRLAFMNERFGDIAQQLERKFEVKLHFEDSTAAGLRFTATFEDEDIRETLEALQYSLPFNFRIEKKDIYITR
- a CDS encoding RNA polymerase sigma factor, translated to MKNYSDVQLLKMLREDSEQAFREIYDRYWKVLYETAFRKTTADDACDLVQDIFLYLWKNRHTIFLEVQLNTYLQAALRHKIIDLYRLRSVRERYYAQIFPSGALSGNEYELKELNQVIRSAINRMPSRMREIFLLNRDGDLPSAAIAEKLSLSDQTIRNQISTAIQRIRLAVDHYQRSK